A single genomic interval of Malania oleifera isolate guangnan ecotype guangnan chromosome 13, ASM2987363v1, whole genome shotgun sequence harbors:
- the LOC131145646 gene encoding pentatricopeptide repeat-containing protein At2g13600-like, which translates to MQILPVKPITHPPPAPLHHGSDTALHKSSTLCFQKPDPSHHPPSLSLRSDFSHFSVLDKPVSSSTYASLLDSCACPNLGKQIHAHTLKTGFRGHEFVETKLLQMYGKFGDLGNAVLVFEKMPQRNLYSWTAVLSVHVGRGLFEEAFALFRELMFEDVGLDFFVFPVVLNICSGLGTVELGRQVHGFVVKYRFVSNVYVGNALIDMYGKCGSLDDAKNVLSTMPERDCVSWNSLATACAANGMVYEALECLERMSDLDNSTPNLVSWSAVIGGFSQNEYDEEAIELLFRMQQTGFKPNARTLASVLPACARLQRLSLGKEIHCYVIRHGYMSNSFVVNGLVDVYRRCGKMGSAFKIFSKFSIKNVVSFNTMIAGYCENGDIYKAENLFERMELRGIKRDLISWNSMMAGYVNNSLYNEALSIFLDLLMEEGIEADSYTLGSSITACADLGSLRLGKSIHSQTIVRGLQSNPFVGGTLIEMYCKCQDLRAAQMAFDEVNEPDTATWNVLISGYAHCDQIENIQDLLQEMKRYGFDPDVYTWNGILAGHVENGHHELALQLFSELYTSNLRPDIYTVGIIIPACARLPTIERGKQVHAHSIRSGYDTDVHICAAIVDMYAKCGSIKHAIQAYNRISNPNLVSQNAMLTAFAMHGHGKEGIDLFQKMLRDDIVPDHVTFLSVLSSCVHAGSVETGQEFLNLMGEYNLEPTLEHYTCMVDLLSRAGKLDEAYKLTEKMPMEPDSVVWGVLLGGCSICGNLELGQIVADKLIELEPNNTGHYIQLANLYAYAGRWNDLARTRQMIKDRGMQKNPGCSWIEDRDEIHVFLAADRSHRRTNEIYGTLNNLSIHMKKVP; encoded by the coding sequence ATGCAAATACTGCCGGTAAAACCCATAACTCACCCTCCACCGGCACCGCTCCACCATGGCTCAGACACTGCCCTTCACAAATCCAGTACCCTTTGCTTTCAAAAACCAGACCCGTCTCACCACCCCCCGTCCCTCTCTCTCCGGTCGGACTTCTCCCATTTCTCCGTTCTTGACAAACCAGTGAGCTCAAGCACTTATGCTTCCCTGCTGGACTCTTGCGCTTGCCCAAATCTTGGTAAACAGATTCACGCCCACACTCTCAAAACCGGGTTTCGTGGGCACGAGTTTGTGGAGACTAAATTGCTTCAAATGTATGGGAAGTTTGGTGATTTGGGGAATGCAGTGTTGGTGTTTGAGAAAATGCCACAAAGAAACTTGTACTCTTGGACGGCGGTTCTGAGTGTGCATGTGGGTCGTGGTTTGTTTGAGGAAGCTTTTGCCCTGTTTCGAGAACTGATGTTTGAGGATGTTGGGTTGGATTTCTTTGTGTTTCCCGTAGTGTTGAACATCTGCAGTGGGCTTGGTACGGTGGAATTGGGCAGGCAGGTGCATGGGTTTGTGGTAAAGTATCGGTTCGTTTCGAATGTTTATGTGGGTAATGCTCTGATTGATATGTATGGTAAGTGTGGAAGCTTGGATGATGCTAAGAATGTTTTGAGTACGATGCCGGAAAGAGATTGTGTTTCTTGGAATTCTCTTGCTACGGCTTGTGCTGCCAATGGGATGGTCTATGAAGCATTGGAGTGTCTAGAAAGGATGTCAGATTTGGATAACTCGACGCCTAATCTGGTTTCTTGGAGTGCAGTCATTGGTGGGTTCTCACAAAATGAGTACGATGAAGAAGCCATTGAGCTACTATTCAGAATGCAACAAACAGGGTTCAAACCAAATGCTCGAACCCTGGCAAGTGTTCTTCCTGCTTGTGCTCGGTTACAGAGGCTAAGCCTTGGCAAAGAAATCCACTGCTATGTCATAAGACATGGGTACATGTCCAATTCTTTTGTTGTGAATGGATTAGTTGATGTGTACAGGAGATGTGGCAAAATGGGAAGTGCCTTCAAGATCTTTTCGAAGTTCTCTATCAAAAATGTCGTCTCGTTTAACACAATGATTGCTGGATACTGCGAGAATGGGGACATTTACAAGGCCGAGAATCTGTTCGAGCGGATGGAGCTAAGGGGAATCAAGAGGGATCTAATTTCATGGAATTCAATGATGGCGGGTTATGTAAATAACTCCCTCTATAATGAGGCTTTGAGCATTTTTCTAGATTTGCTCATGGAAGAAGGGATTGAAGCTGATTCTTACACTCTAGGGAGTTCTATTACCGCTTGTGCTGATTTGGGTTCTTTGAGACTAGGAAAGAGCATACACTCCCAAACAATTGTTAGAGGCCTGCAATCTAATCCATTCGTTGGGGGAACACTGATAGAAATGTACTGTAAATGCCAAGACCTAAGGGCTGCTCAAATGGCATTTGACGAAGTAAATGAACCTGATACGGCAACATGGAATGTTTTGATATCAGGATATGCTCATTGTGATCAGATTGAAAACATCCAGGATCTTCTGCAAGAGATGAAAAGATATGGTTTTGACCCAGATGTATATACATGGAATGGTATTCTTGCAGGTCATGTGGAAAATGGCCACCATGAGTTGGCTTTGCAACTGTTCTCTGAACTTTATACTTCAAATTTGAGGCCTGACATCTACACTGTTGGGATAATCATACCTGCTTGTGCCAGATTGCCAACAATAGAAAGAGGCAAGCAAGTTCATGCACATTCAATCCGGAGTGGGTATGATACAGATGTTCACATTTGTGCAGCCATTGTGGACATGTATGCAAAATGTGGAAGTATAAAACATGCGATTCAGGCTTACAATAGGATCTCAAACCCTAATTTGGTTTCCCAAAATGCTATGCTCACTGCATTTGCAATGCATGGGCATGGGAAGGAGGGAATTGATCTATTCCAGAAAATGCTCAGAGATGATATCGTACCTGACCACGTGACTTTCCTATCAGTTCTTTCTTCATGCGTGCATGCTGGATCTGTTGAGACTGGACAGGAGTTCTTGAACTTGATGGGGGAGTACAATCTGGAACCCACATTAGAGCACTACACATGTATGGTTGACCTCCTAAGTCGTGCAGGTAAACTAGATGAAGCTTATAAGCTCACTGAGAAAATGCCCATGGAACCTGATTCTGTGGTTTGGGGTGTTTTGCTTGGAGGTTGCAGTATCTGTGGGAATTTGGAGCTGGGACAAATTGTAGCAGACAAACTTATAGAACTTGAACCAAATAACACAGGTCATTACATTCAATTGGCAAACTTATATGCTTATGCAGGGAGATGGAACGATCTAGCTAGAACAAGACAGATGATTAAGGATAGAGGAATGCAAAAAAATCCAGGATGCAGCTGGATTGAGGATAGAGATGAGATCCATGTGTTTCTTGCCGCTGATAGATCCCATAGGAGAACAAATGAGATTTATGGAACTCTAAATAATTTAAGCATTCATATGAAAAAAGTGCCATAG
- the LOC131145649 gene encoding dof zinc finger protein DOF4.6-like produces the protein MDATAQWPQGIGVVKPMESGSSTRPMLERRQGRPQKEQALNCPRCNSINTKFCYYNNYSLSQPRYFCKTCRRYWTEGGSLRNVPVGGGSRKNKRPTPSSPSPSPSSSQSQSAKLKFPDHLAPPPGFPDLSSSSSSSAASASAVAAMNSQNPKINAGQDLNLAYPPTDHHHNFSANSSISEFMPFGAAPNPSSSSGFASRGLSSFMASMPMANSGSGSGSSSIYPSGFVGMHEYKPSLNFSLDGFESGYGGLQGVQESSSGGGGGGGARVLFPFEDLKQVSSTSGHQQVLEQNRGQHHQGESNGYWNGMLGGGSW, from the exons ATGGATGCTACTGCTCAGTGGCCACAG gGGATTGGAGTGGTGAAGCCCATGGAGAGTGGAAGCAGTACTAGGCCTATGCTGGAAAGGAGGCAGGGGAGGCCTCAGAAGGAACAAGCTTTGAACTGCCCAAGGTGCAATTCCATCAACACAAAATTTTGCTACTACAATAATTACAGCCTAAGCCAGCCAAGATACTTCTGCAAGACTTGCAGAAGGTACTGGACAGAGGGTGGGTCTCTGAGAAATGTTCCAGTGGGGGGAGGCTCAAGGAAGAACAAGAGGCCTACCCCATCATCACCATCcccatcaccatcatcatcacaaTCACAATCAGCAAAATTGAAGTTTCCTGATCATCTGGCCCCACCCCCTGGCTTCCCTGACCTatcgtcgtcatcatcatcatcagctgCATCAGCATCAGCAGTTGCTGCCATGAATTCTCAAAACCCTAAGATCAATGCAGGGCAGGATCTCAACCTGGCCTACCCACCAACTGATCATCATCACAATTTCAGTGCTAATTCTAGCATTTCTGAGTTCATGCCATTTGGGGCTGCCCCAAACCCTAGCTCCTCCTCTGGGTTTGCCTCAAGGGGGCTCAGTTCTTTCATGGCTTCGATGCCGATGGCGAATTCGGGTTCCGGTTCGGGTTCGAGCTCGATATACCCATCTGGGTTTGTTGGGATGCATGAGTACAAGCCAAGTTTGAATTTTTCTCTTGATGGGTTTGAGAGTGGGTATGGAGGGCTACAAGGGGTTCAAGAGAGtagcagtggtggtggtggtggtggtggtgctAGGGTTTTGTTTCCTTTCGAAGATTTGAAGCAAGTTTCAAGCACAAGTGGTCATCAGCAAGTGCTTGAGCAGAATAGAGGTCAGCATCATCAGGGAGAATCCAATGGGTACTGGAATGGAATGCTAGGGGGAGGATCATGGTAA